The proteins below are encoded in one region of Rhizobacter sp.:
- a CDS encoding outer membrane beta-barrel protein translates to MKKKLALLAAAVALSATAVSAQAQEKRNAVSLFGNITSSNDYSTANVNGTYERLVTDKLSIAVGATYTKFEFGGFDSTSLGLTAGATYYIGRPSQASNMLFYGKGIVGLTRAESPIESDTGNTIGIFAGLEQPLSEATSLFEELGYQRTDVFNDTRNEVVFNIGLKIRF, encoded by the coding sequence ATGAAGAAGAAACTTGCACTGTTGGCCGCAGCGGTCGCGCTGAGCGCCACCGCCGTGTCGGCGCAGGCCCAGGAGAAGCGCAACGCTGTTTCGCTGTTCGGCAACATCACCTCGTCGAACGACTACTCGACGGCCAACGTGAATGGCACCTACGAGCGCCTGGTGACCGACAAGCTGTCGATCGCCGTCGGCGCGACGTACACCAAGTTCGAGTTCGGCGGCTTTGACAGCACGAGCCTCGGCCTCACCGCGGGCGCCACCTACTACATCGGCCGGCCTTCGCAGGCGTCGAACATGCTGTTCTACGGCAAGGGCATCGTGGGCCTGACCCGCGCCGAAAGCCCCATCGAGAGCGACACCGGCAACACGATCGGCATCTTCGCCGGCCTGGAGCAGCCGTTGAGCGAAGCCACCAGCCTCTTCGAGGAACTCGGCTACCAGCGCACCGACGTCTTCAACGACACCCGCAATGAAGTGGTGTTCAACATCGGCCTGAAGATCCGCTTCTGA
- a CDS encoding SUMF1/EgtB/PvdO family nonheme iron enzyme — protein sequence MNLLARCLLALWLLAAASGTAWAQKRVALLIGNSAYASAPLVNPANDAADLAAALKARGFETVVALNTTKRDITARVRSFADQITPGTVALFYYAGHGMQVRGRNYILPVDAKVQSEGDVVEQGVEIDAVLQRLEGKGAAINLVILDACRNNPFTAAKGSGLAAVDAPKGSLVAFATSPGKVALDGKGRNGVYTKHLLANLNAPGMRVEDVFKRVRVGVTEESQGQQVPWENTSLTTDFYFIPPSGDAATAGAPDAEQQRLQMAIATRNKAELRKYLELSPTGRMRTQVAAAYESVIAAEPTRSAVEPSYVRDCPDCPRMVTLGSGSKAIGAFPVTVADYERCVQARACEKRDVGEFGVDKHPAINVSWHDAVKYTQWLSQRTKQKYRLPTEAEWVDAVEAGRYVGEGSTRRLVPFVECRSGNGYDRSAALVAGFPWRESACNDGFPQTSPVGVFLPNALGMYDWAGNVWQWTSTCADAKKSPCEKYVLKGGSWASPLTALTPQAVLSAEPTLQGSTMGFRVWRE from the coding sequence GTGAACCTCCTTGCACGCTGCCTGCTGGCGTTGTGGCTGCTGGCGGCAGCCAGCGGGACGGCGTGGGCACAAAAGCGCGTGGCGCTCCTGATCGGCAACTCGGCCTACGCGTCGGCGCCGCTCGTGAACCCGGCCAACGACGCCGCCGACCTTGCCGCCGCGCTCAAGGCGCGTGGCTTCGAGACGGTGGTGGCCCTCAACACCACCAAGCGCGACATCACCGCCCGCGTGCGCAGCTTCGCCGACCAGATCACGCCGGGCACTGTCGCCTTGTTCTACTACGCCGGCCACGGCATGCAGGTGCGCGGGCGCAACTACATCCTGCCGGTCGACGCCAAGGTGCAGAGCGAGGGCGACGTGGTGGAGCAGGGCGTGGAGATCGATGCCGTGCTGCAGCGTCTTGAGGGCAAGGGCGCCGCGATCAACCTCGTGATCCTCGACGCCTGCCGCAACAACCCCTTCACGGCGGCCAAGGGCTCGGGCCTCGCGGCCGTCGACGCGCCCAAGGGCAGCCTCGTCGCCTTCGCCACCTCGCCGGGCAAGGTGGCGCTCGACGGCAAGGGCCGCAACGGCGTCTACACCAAGCACCTGCTCGCGAACCTCAATGCGCCGGGCATGCGGGTGGAAGACGTGTTCAAGCGCGTGCGCGTCGGTGTCACCGAAGAGTCGCAAGGCCAGCAGGTGCCGTGGGAGAACACCTCGCTCACGACTGATTTCTATTTCATCCCGCCGAGCGGCGACGCGGCGACGGCGGGCGCGCCCGATGCGGAGCAGCAGCGCCTGCAGATGGCGATTGCCACCCGCAACAAGGCCGAGCTGCGCAAGTACCTCGAGCTTTCGCCCACCGGCCGCATGCGCACGCAGGTGGCCGCGGCCTACGAGAGCGTGATCGCCGCCGAGCCCACGCGCAGCGCCGTCGAGCCCAGCTACGTGCGCGACTGTCCCGACTGCCCGCGCATGGTGACCCTGGGCAGTGGCAGCAAGGCCATCGGCGCCTTCCCGGTGACCGTGGCCGACTACGAGCGCTGCGTGCAGGCGCGCGCCTGCGAGAAGCGTGACGTGGGCGAGTTCGGCGTCGACAAGCACCCCGCGATCAACGTGAGCTGGCACGACGCGGTGAAGTACACGCAGTGGCTGAGCCAGCGCACGAAGCAGAAATACCGCCTGCCCACCGAGGCCGAATGGGTCGACGCGGTGGAGGCCGGCCGCTACGTGGGCGAAGGCAGCACACGCCGGCTGGTGCCCTTCGTGGAGTGCCGCTCGGGCAATGGCTACGACCGTTCGGCCGCGCTGGTGGCGGGCTTCCCGTGGCGCGAGTCGGCCTGCAACGACGGCTTCCCGCAGACCTCGCCGGTGGGCGTGTTCCTGCCCAATGCGCTGGGCATGTACGACTGGGCCGGCAACGTGTGGCAGTGGACCTCGACCTGCGCCGACGCGAAGAAATCGCCCTGCGAGAAATACGTGCTCAAGGGCGGCAGCTGGGCCTCGCCGCTGACCGCGCTCACGCCGCAGGCGGTGCTGAGCGCGGAGCCCACGTTGCAAGGCAGCACGATGGGGTTCCGTGTCTGGCGGGAGTGA
- a CDS encoding TIGR02270 family protein gives MTVSSRSPVPAVLNQHLDDAIALRQTRAVLVRAPHVTLRFLARLDERLAAALDGLAVAGNAAGPLHLSALERPTRGAVFAAAIHAIESADAPSLQRLLAVAQALEDGHPALASALGWVSPASLRGLAKTLLSSPEAAHRRLGLAACVMHQVDPGALLGELMAQGECPADLLASAHDAAGRLGRVDLLPACLGALAHADPLVQLAGARAALRLGDRQQAVEKLIALTQAAGPHRLEALVTVLKVLPADRANALLKPWAQEPKLVRGLIRGVGMAGDPHYVPWLIKQMADPKLTRLAGEAFSTITGLDLALLDLEVKPPEDAVFGPNDDPADADVALDEDDSLPWPDADKIAAWWQANGARFQPGTRYFVGEPPSVAHCVSVLKNGFQRQRMAAADYLCLLTPGTALFNVAAPAWRQQRQLAQM, from the coding sequence GTGACCGTGTCTTCCCGTTCGCCGGTGCCGGCGGTCCTCAACCAGCATCTCGACGATGCCATCGCCCTGCGCCAGACGCGTGCGGTGCTGGTCCGCGCCCCGCACGTCACGCTGCGCTTCCTGGCCCGGCTCGACGAGCGCCTTGCCGCCGCGCTCGATGGCCTGGCCGTCGCCGGCAACGCAGCCGGCCCGCTGCACCTGTCGGCGCTGGAGCGGCCCACCCGCGGAGCCGTGTTTGCCGCCGCCATCCATGCGATCGAATCCGCCGATGCGCCTTCGCTGCAGCGCCTGCTCGCCGTGGCGCAAGCGCTGGAAGACGGCCACCCCGCCCTCGCGTCCGCCTTGGGCTGGGTGTCGCCCGCATCGCTGCGCGGGCTCGCGAAGACGCTCCTGTCGTCGCCCGAGGCTGCCCATCGCCGGCTGGGGCTGGCGGCCTGCGTGATGCACCAGGTCGACCCCGGTGCCCTGCTCGGCGAGTTGATGGCACAAGGCGAGTGTCCCGCCGACCTGCTGGCGTCGGCCCACGACGCCGCCGGCCGGCTCGGGCGCGTCGACCTGTTGCCCGCCTGCCTTGGCGCGCTGGCCCACGCCGACCCCCTCGTCCAACTCGCGGGTGCCCGCGCAGCGCTGCGGCTCGGCGACCGGCAGCAGGCGGTGGAGAAGCTCATCGCACTCACCCAGGCCGCCGGGCCGCATCGCCTCGAGGCGCTCGTCACCGTGCTGAAAGTGCTGCCGGCCGATCGCGCGAACGCCCTGCTCAAGCCCTGGGCACAGGAGCCGAAGCTCGTGCGCGGCCTGATCCGCGGCGTGGGCATGGCCGGTGACCCGCACTACGTGCCCTGGCTCATCAAGCAGATGGCCGACCCGAAGCTCACCCGGCTGGCCGGCGAAGCGTTCAGCACGATCACCGGGCTCGACCTCGCGTTGCTGGACCTCGAAGTCAAGCCACCCGAAGACGCCGTCTTCGGCCCCAACGACGACCCCGCCGACGCCGACGTGGCGCTGGACGAAGACGACAGCCTGCCCTGGCCCGACGCCGACAAGATCGCCGCTTGGTGGCAGGCGAACGGCGCCCGTTTCCAGCCCGGCACGCGCTACTTCGTCGGTGAGCCGCCGTCGGTGGCCCACTGCGTGTCGGTGTTGAAAAACGGCTTCCAGCGCCAGCGCATGGCCGCGGCCGACTACCTGTGCCTGCTCACGCCCGGCACCGCGCTCTTCAACGTCGCCGCGCCCGCGTGGCGCCAGCAGCGCCAGCTGGCGCAGATGTAA
- the tagH gene encoding type VI secretion system-associated FHA domain protein TagH has protein sequence MHLVIRAHTLKGETLSQAITGLFDERGGTIGRSDTNTLSLPDPERHISRLQAEVWFSNGGFSIRNVGSANAITVNGRPINPGEGTNLGDGDEIVVGSYSMRATLGEAVDPAATQPVAVDPRTVIKSSATEGKTNPRPRSALGGATVAGTTSASNPFADLLGSAVKPATDDPFAGLMGGQPANPPTTAVHVRKPTPPAQPPAAPPAVAARLPDDFDPFADLAPPPAASPAQTGLAGFMAGSPAAPTPPSALPADLGLGDLIGAPPAQSSSLDAMFGLGSAPSPGADPLAGFLATPTSGAKDAPPDNKDPMAMFGGAASAPPAPAAPTASNHTPELRAAYVPPAVQAPKPVPAPAPVPVQAPAPAPATSLFSAPRPPAPRSEPETVPGVKPSRLVFDSAHAPLDEIPPVTAPAPPAPAAGPSAPPDALWAAFCEGAGVNIKLPQGLTPEMMKILGQVMHHAIDGTIKLVHIRAAAKQEMKADVTTIQARNNNPLKFSPDAGVAIEQLLQPPMRGFMMGPVAVSDVMDDLLGHAIGTMAGMRAALTGVLDKFEPGKLENKLAGNSVLDSVLPMNRRAKLWELYLQHYKRIRDDAQEDFHDLFGKAFVEAYEEQLDRLDQARHPSV, from the coding sequence ATGCATCTCGTGATCCGCGCGCACACCCTGAAAGGCGAAACCCTGTCTCAGGCCATCACCGGCCTTTTCGACGAGCGCGGCGGCACCATTGGCCGCTCGGACACCAACACCCTGAGCCTGCCCGACCCCGAGCGCCACATCTCGCGCCTGCAGGCCGAGGTGTGGTTCAGCAACGGCGGCTTTTCCATCCGCAACGTGGGCAGCGCCAACGCGATCACCGTCAACGGCCGCCCCATCAACCCGGGCGAAGGCACCAATCTCGGCGATGGCGACGAGATCGTGGTCGGCAGCTACAGCATGCGCGCCACGCTCGGCGAGGCCGTCGACCCGGCGGCCACGCAGCCGGTGGCGGTCGACCCGCGCACGGTGATCAAGTCCTCGGCCACCGAAGGCAAGACCAACCCCCGCCCGCGCTCGGCCCTGGGCGGCGCCACCGTGGCCGGCACCACGAGCGCTTCCAACCCCTTCGCCGACCTGCTGGGCAGTGCGGTCAAGCCCGCCACCGACGACCCCTTCGCCGGCCTCATGGGCGGCCAGCCGGCCAACCCGCCGACCACGGCGGTGCACGTGCGCAAGCCGACGCCGCCGGCCCAGCCGCCAGCCGCGCCGCCCGCCGTGGCCGCCCGCCTGCCCGACGACTTCGACCCCTTCGCCGACCTCGCCCCGCCGCCTGCGGCGAGCCCCGCACAGACGGGCCTGGCCGGCTTCATGGCGGGCAGCCCCGCCGCCCCCACCCCACCGTCGGCCCTGCCCGCCGACCTGGGCCTCGGCGACCTGATCGGCGCGCCGCCCGCGCAGTCGAGCAGCCTCGACGCGATGTTCGGCCTGGGCAGTGCGCCCTCGCCCGGCGCCGACCCGCTGGCCGGCTTCCTGGCCACACCCACCTCGGGCGCCAAGGATGCGCCACCCGACAACAAGGACCCGATGGCGATGTTTGGCGGTGCCGCGTCGGCGCCACCCGCACCGGCCGCGCCCACCGCCTCGAACCACACACCCGAGCTGCGCGCGGCCTACGTGCCGCCGGCCGTGCAGGCGCCCAAGCCCGTCCCGGCGCCCGCGCCGGTGCCGGTGCAGGCCCCCGCACCCGCACCGGCCACCAGCCTCTTCAGCGCACCGCGCCCGCCCGCGCCGCGCAGCGAACCCGAGACGGTGCCCGGCGTGAAACCGTCGCGCCTGGTGTTCGACTCGGCACATGCGCCGCTCGATGAGATCCCACCCGTCACCGCCCCGGCGCCGCCGGCCCCCGCCGCGGGGCCGTCGGCCCCGCCCGATGCGCTGTGGGCCGCCTTCTGCGAGGGCGCCGGCGTCAACATCAAGCTGCCGCAGGGCCTCACGCCCGAGATGATGAAGATCCTCGGCCAGGTGATGCACCACGCCATCGACGGCACCATCAAGCTCGTGCACATCCGCGCCGCGGCCAAGCAGGAGATGAAGGCCGACGTCACCACCATCCAGGCGCGCAACAACAACCCGCTCAAGTTCTCGCCCGATGCCGGCGTGGCCATCGAGCAGCTGCTGCAGCCGCCGATGCGCGGTTTCATGATGGGCCCGGTGGCGGTGAGCGACGTGATGGACGACCTGCTCGGCCACGCCATCGGCACCATGGCCGGCATGCGGGCCGCGCTCACCGGTGTGCTCGACAAGTTCGAGCCCGGCAAGCTGGAAAACAAGCTCGCCGGCAACTCGGTGCTCGACAGCGTGCTGCCGATGAACCGCCGCGCCAAGCTCTGGGAGCTGTACCTGCAGCACTACAAGCGCATCCGAGACGATGCGCAGGAAGACTTCCACGACCTCTTCGGCAAGGCCTTCGTCGAGGCCTACGAAGAGCAGCTCGATCGCCTCGACCAGGCGCGCCACCCTTCCGTCTGA
- a CDS encoding NAD(P)/FAD-dependent oxidoreductase, producing the protein MWDAAVIGGGPAGLTTATYLARFRRRVLVVDSGSSRASTIPLSRNYPGFPDGISGAQLLAHMRRQAERYPLHTVDARVDTLERTAGGFTLHGESLGAPLHARRVLLATGVDDIWPSLPEADTALREGVLRFCPVCDGFEAAGRPVGVLTRSVAGMREALYLRHFTDDVTVFLSDREAVLPAEDLRQLAEAGISVAQAHPHAFALCDGGVQVRFGDELRVYAALYSAFGVQVRSRLATALGAATDALGYLVVDAHQQTSVPGLFAAGDVASGLNQISVAVGGAAIAASALHLSLGLPSAPAR; encoded by the coding sequence ATCTGGGACGCCGCCGTCATCGGCGGTGGCCCGGCGGGCCTCACGACGGCCACCTACCTCGCGCGCTTTCGCAGGCGCGTGCTGGTCGTCGACTCGGGCAGCAGCCGCGCGAGCACCATTCCGCTGTCGCGCAACTACCCCGGCTTTCCCGACGGCATCTCGGGCGCGCAGCTGCTCGCCCACATGCGGCGCCAGGCCGAGCGCTACCCGCTGCACACGGTCGACGCGCGTGTAGACACCCTGGAGCGCACCGCCGGCGGCTTCACGCTGCACGGCGAGTCGCTGGGGGCGCCCCTGCACGCCCGCCGCGTGCTGCTGGCCACCGGCGTCGACGACATCTGGCCCAGCCTGCCCGAAGCCGACACCGCGCTGCGCGAAGGCGTGCTGCGCTTCTGCCCCGTGTGCGACGGCTTCGAGGCCGCAGGCCGCCCGGTGGGCGTACTCACGCGCAGCGTGGCCGGTATGCGCGAGGCGCTGTACCTGCGCCACTTCACCGACGACGTGACCGTTTTTCTCTCCGACCGCGAGGCCGTGCTGCCCGCCGAAGACCTGCGCCAGCTCGCCGAGGCCGGCATCTCGGTGGCTCAGGCGCACCCGCACGCCTTCGCGCTGTGCGACGGCGGCGTGCAGGTGCGCTTCGGTGACGAGCTGCGCGTCTACGCGGCCCTCTATTCCGCCTTCGGCGTGCAGGTGCGATCTCGCCTCGCCACCGCGCTCGGCGCGGCGACCGACGCGCTCGGCTACCTCGTGGTCGATGCCCATCAGCAGACCAGCGTGCCCGGCCTCTTCGCCGCCGGCGACGTGGCCAGCGGGCTCAACCAGATCAGTGTGGCCGTGGGCGGCGCAGCCATCGCGGCCTCGGCCCTCCACCTCTCGCTCGGCCTGCCCAGCGCCCCGGCCCGATAG
- a CDS encoding DUF4150 domain-containing protein, with amino-acid sequence MSNNVYANGMEVSCKQGAGKSICAFPDVCFTPPLTPATPPGVPIPYPNTGMDSDATSGSSSVKIAGQEVMLKNKSYFKQSTGDEAGSAPKKNVVTSVNKGKVYFNAWSMDVKVEGENVVRNLDLTTHNHNPPPGGTPPWPFVSKTAFSRNTGPCKEEIKAEKKACANCDPYGTEDSCKNAGCQAARKCMLTPFNDGTSSKSSPHCCPPQVAHHILPNSLLQAEGARGDTSTNVPGLKKTGPNAYTLDNAPCVCCTGKKGTSKVIGTHKKMHDKTKKKYREILEAGKELTYEDAKSKAAEAHTETFKDKDGNPQCSKECIEEQIDRHMTRTGTGAKIKVNQKDGATRANFDKYKKKPKKGTVR; translated from the coding sequence ATGAGCAACAACGTCTACGCCAACGGCATGGAGGTGTCGTGCAAGCAGGGCGCCGGCAAGTCGATCTGCGCCTTCCCCGACGTCTGCTTCACGCCGCCGCTCACCCCCGCCACGCCGCCGGGCGTGCCCATCCCCTATCCCAACACCGGGATGGACAGCGACGCCACCTCGGGCTCCAGCTCGGTGAAGATCGCCGGCCAGGAAGTGATGCTCAAGAACAAGAGCTACTTCAAGCAGAGCACGGGCGACGAAGCCGGCAGCGCGCCGAAGAAGAACGTCGTCACGAGCGTCAACAAGGGCAAGGTGTACTTCAACGCCTGGTCGATGGATGTCAAGGTCGAGGGTGAGAACGTCGTCCGCAACCTCGACCTCACCACCCACAACCACAACCCGCCGCCGGGTGGCACACCGCCCTGGCCCTTCGTCTCGAAGACGGCGTTCTCGCGCAACACCGGGCCCTGCAAGGAAGAGATCAAGGCCGAGAAGAAGGCCTGCGCCAACTGCGACCCCTACGGCACCGAAGACTCCTGCAAGAACGCGGGTTGCCAGGCCGCGCGCAAATGCATGCTGACGCCCTTCAACGACGGCACCAGCAGCAAGTCGTCGCCGCACTGCTGCCCGCCGCAGGTGGCGCACCACATCCTGCCCAACTCGCTGCTGCAGGCCGAGGGCGCGCGAGGCGACACGAGCACCAACGTGCCGGGCCTGAAGAAGACGGGGCCCAACGCCTACACGCTCGACAACGCCCCCTGCGTGTGCTGCACCGGCAAGAAGGGCACTTCCAAGGTCATCGGCACGCACAAGAAGATGCACGACAAGACCAAGAAGAAGTACCGCGAGATACTCGAAGCCGGCAAGGAGCTGACCTACGAAGACGCCAAATCGAAGGCGGCCGAGGCCCACACCGAGACCTTCAAGGACAAGGACGGCAACCCGCAGTGCTCGAAGGAGTGCATCGAAGAGCAGATCGATCGCCACATGACGCGCACCGGCACCGGCGCCAAGATCAAGGTCAACCAGAAAGACGGCGCCACCCGCGCCAACTTCGACAAGTACAAGAAGAAGCCGAAGAAGGGCACCGTGCGGTGA
- a CDS encoding serine/threonine-protein phosphatase: MRMLEIEIAARSEVGGRNHNEDDLRHGHNGPFWYAVLSDGAGGHKGGAIASDLVVRLTAHALQNAVQASPAELTQLVLQAHDAVVQQQEKQQRDRMHATLVALWIDTRREEALWTHVGDSRLYLLRHGRVMHVTQDDSVVQQMVAAGYLTPEEALNHPKKNQLLAAMGTEGGIEPNTTERAARVEDGDAFLLCSDGWWEHFGPRDIEAHFAVAASPADWLQRMAEHIERHATPRQDNYSAIAVWVGDPAETTRLNSLWGDTVPGPLPTSGG; this comes from the coding sequence GTGCGAATGCTCGAGATCGAGATCGCCGCCCGCAGCGAGGTGGGTGGGCGCAACCACAACGAAGACGACCTGCGCCACGGGCACAACGGGCCGTTCTGGTACGCCGTGCTGTCCGACGGTGCGGGCGGCCACAAGGGCGGCGCCATCGCGTCTGACCTGGTGGTGCGCCTCACCGCCCATGCCTTGCAAAACGCCGTGCAGGCCTCGCCCGCCGAGCTCACGCAGCTCGTGCTGCAGGCGCACGACGCCGTGGTACAGCAGCAGGAGAAACAGCAGCGCGACCGCATGCACGCCACGCTCGTGGCCCTGTGGATCGACACCCGGCGCGAAGAGGCACTGTGGACGCACGTGGGCGACTCGCGCCTCTACCTGCTGCGCCACGGCCGCGTGATGCACGTGACGCAAGACGACAGCGTCGTGCAGCAGATGGTCGCGGCTGGCTACCTCACGCCCGAAGAAGCGCTCAACCATCCCAAGAAAAACCAGCTGCTGGCCGCAATGGGCACCGAAGGCGGCATCGAGCCCAACACCACCGAGCGCGCGGCGCGGGTGGAAGACGGCGATGCCTTCCTGCTCTGCAGCGACGGCTGGTGGGAGCACTTCGGCCCGCGCGACATCGAAGCGCACTTCGCGGTGGCCGCCTCGCCCGCCGACTGGCTGCAGCGCATGGCCGAGCACATCGAGCGCCATGCCACGCCACGGCAAGACAACTACAGCGCCATCGCGGTGTGGGTGGGCGACCCGGCCGAGACCACCCGCCTCAACAGCCTCTGGGGTGACACCGTGCCTGGCCCCCTGCCCACGAGCGGCGGGTGA
- a CDS encoding DUF2277 domain-containing protein, which translates to MCRNIKTLFNFEPPATELEIRDASLQFVRKLSGFNRPSQANEAAFDKAVEEVARAARVLIGSLVTNAPPRDREVEAEKAKARSAARFGT; encoded by the coding sequence ATGTGCCGCAACATCAAGACCCTGTTCAACTTCGAACCGCCGGCCACCGAGCTGGAGATTCGTGACGCCTCGCTGCAGTTCGTGCGCAAGCTGTCGGGCTTCAACCGGCCGTCGCAGGCGAACGAAGCGGCCTTCGACAAGGCCGTGGAAGAGGTGGCCCGGGCCGCGCGCGTGCTGATCGGCTCGCTCGTGACCAACGCACCGCCGCGCGACCGCGAGGTGGAGGCCGAGAAGGCGAAGGCGCGCTCGGCCGCGCGGTTCGGCACGTGA
- a CDS encoding LPP20 family lipoprotein: MTHNRLFGALVVALVCVAVSPFASAACKVIGDGDTAPAWTSPQAPEDAATVSAVGSATIDGDRLPEALAAARTNALKELAERIRVSVSSSVKLNDSKVSEGGKQVLRSSIESVAEATTNVTLQNVRADQQWVDARRCQAWVRVSIGRADFERARKRDLLIGLSKQVGTMLTLAEDATKPLVQREGSAAAAAALLGSNDFRDVPEVPVAALKSRLNGVDKMLARMKQDETRLLGLAQSHVQAYAEFKSATNPVERLEAAGRALRPLRTLLAASWVPDESVIGFAAQPRLVSLLNEAGYPCLARKAANDAQGCAPELLAQERQKEYFAGRQVQLSCSLRLAGKAEPWAKACASLSESLAKLGARTEVAAAAAKPAAGVTQIRLDAEGRIGKRQDPEDKSTGYRFEGAVKSQVRGLDSPIDDTYQALTGWNPVSDAMATDILALSAAKRLVERIGQSWQ, translated from the coding sequence GTGACACACAACCGCTTGTTCGGCGCGCTGGTCGTCGCGCTGGTGTGCGTGGCGGTGAGCCCCTTCGCCTCGGCCGCCTGCAAGGTGATCGGCGATGGCGACACCGCACCGGCGTGGACCTCGCCGCAAGCGCCCGAAGACGCGGCGACCGTGAGCGCCGTGGGCTCCGCCACCATCGACGGCGACCGCCTGCCCGAGGCCCTGGCCGCAGCGCGCACGAATGCGCTCAAGGAGCTGGCCGAGCGCATCCGCGTGTCGGTGAGTTCGAGCGTGAAGCTCAACGACAGCAAGGTGAGCGAGGGCGGCAAGCAGGTGCTGCGCTCGTCCATCGAATCGGTGGCCGAGGCCACCACCAACGTGACCCTGCAAAACGTGCGCGCCGACCAGCAATGGGTCGATGCGCGCCGCTGCCAGGCCTGGGTGCGCGTGTCGATCGGCCGCGCTGACTTCGAGCGGGCTCGCAAGCGTGACCTGCTCATCGGCCTGTCGAAGCAGGTGGGCACGATGCTCACACTGGCCGAAGACGCGACCAAGCCGCTGGTGCAGCGCGAAGGCTCCGCCGCCGCGGCTGCTGCGCTGCTCGGCAGCAACGATTTCCGCGACGTGCCCGAGGTGCCGGTGGCGGCGCTCAAGTCGCGCCTGAATGGCGTTGACAAGATGCTCGCCCGCATGAAGCAGGACGAGACCCGCCTGCTCGGCCTTGCGCAGTCGCACGTGCAGGCCTATGCCGAATTCAAGAGCGCGACCAACCCGGTCGAGCGGCTCGAAGCGGCCGGCCGCGCGCTGCGCCCGCTGCGCACGCTGCTGGCGGCGTCGTGGGTGCCCGATGAATCGGTGATCGGCTTTGCGGCGCAGCCGCGGCTGGTGTCGCTGCTCAACGAAGCCGGCTACCCGTGCCTTGCGCGCAAGGCGGCCAACGACGCGCAGGGTTGTGCGCCCGAGCTGCTGGCGCAGGAGCGGCAGAAGGAATACTTCGCGGGCCGGCAGGTGCAGCTCAGCTGCAGCCTGCGCCTCGCTGGCAAGGCCGAGCCCTGGGCCAAGGCGTGTGCGTCGCTCAGCGAGTCGCTCGCAAAGCTGGGGGCACGCACCGAAGTCGCGGCCGCCGCCGCCAAGCCCGCAGCTGGCGTGACGCAGATCCGCCTCGACGCCGAAGGCCGCATCGGCAAGCGCCAGGACCCGGAAGACAAGTCCACCGGCTACCGCTTCGAAGGCGCCGTGAAGAGCCAGGTGCGCGGGCTCGACAGCCCCATCGACGACACCTACCAGGCGCTCACCGGCTGGAACCCGGTGTCGGACGCGATGGCCACCGACATCCTCGCGCTGAGTGCCGCGAAACGACTGGTCGAACGCATCGGGCAGAGCTGGCAATGA